CACCGTTCCGAAGAGTCCGACAAAAGGCGCGTTATTCCCCAAGGTTCCCAACACCCAGAGCCGTCGTTCCAGCACATATTTCCCCTCAATTCTCGCCGCCATCAATCGTTCTTCCACCGCCGCCGGCCCCGCTTCGGGCCGAGAGAGGCCCGCCCGTAAAATTCGCGCCACCACACCCTCCGCTTTTTCCACGGACACCGCCGCCTGGGAAATATCCCCTTGATTTAAGAGCGCGGCCGTTTTGTCCTTAAACAACAAAAAGGCCCGGCGTTCTCGCCCCTGAACAAGAACCCGTTCCACAATTACCGCCACCGTTAAGACAGACGCCAATAGCAAGAGGTGAATGACCCACCCGCCCCCACTCCCCACCAAGGGCTGCCATACTGTAAAATCCGTCATCGGGACATCCTTAACACCGCCAGACAATTTTCCGCCACCACATGGTTCTCCTGTTCTTGGGTAAGATTAATTAGGAACCGTTCAAAATCCGCATCGTCTCCCAATTGCCCAAGGAAGTAAGTCGCCAGGGAACGGATAACCCAGTCGGGATCCGTGAGGTAACGACGAAGGAGATCCACCCCCTGGGCGTCGCCCCGCCGCCCCAAAGCCTGTGCCGCAAAAAGGCGCACAACCAGAGACGTGTCCGTTTGGGCCGCCCCCGCCAACATTCCGCGCGCCATGGGGTTGGTTTGGGCCGCCAACCCTTCCACCACCCCGAAACGAACTTGAAGGCTTCTGTCTTGAAGAGATCGCTCAAAGAGACTGAGATCGATCCGGGAGACATCATGCCCCAACGCCACGAAAGCAGATCCGCGCACCGGCGTATTGGGACTGGACCGAGCTATCGTCTCCAACCGGTTCACCAGTGTTAAGTTGCTCGTCCCCGCCAACCCTTCGGTTAAGAGGAAACTAATATCCGTATATCGCACGTAAAGCCCGAACCCCTGAGGAGTCACCAACTTCTTAATCTCAACCAAAACAGGGTCAAGCAACACTTCTTCCGGAAGAGGTTCGGTGGCGATCTTTTCCAAAAGGTTCACGAGTTCGTTATCAATCTGAGCCGGCACCAGTTGCGAACCGGACACACGAAGCCGCGGGGCCGTCACCACCAGGGGTTCCAACTCAAAAAGACTACTGACTTTTGCGGGAGCGCGAGGGGAATTTATCGGCGGAGGAGACTCTTGTTTCGGAAGGATCGGGCCACGGCGGGTCCAAAGTTTTAGTCCCGAGAGACAGATTTCCGCCAACACATAAGGGTGGTCACGCTCGCGACCCATGCGATCGAGAAGAAGATCCAAATCATTGGGCTCTCCCAAATCTCCCAGGTACCGGGCCGCCATAGCTCGCATCAACCAATCTTTGTCCAGAAGAAACTTTTTCAATTGCGCCCGTCCCTGGGGAGCTCCCAGACGCAACGACATTTGTGCCGCAAAAACCCGGATCAAGGGGGACCAATTCCGTTCGGACGCGTCGAGCAGCAACGGCAACGCTTCCGGCAACCCCCAGGCCCCCAAAGCCTCCACCGCCGCAAATTGGACCGCCACATCTCGGTCCAACAAGGCTTCTTTAAAGATTTTGAGATGATCTGGGTTTTTGCGAGCGGCTAAAACGAGGAGACTTTCCGATCGGGCCCGCCGTCCGGATTCAAATCGCGCCGTTTCCAATAAACGGCCAAACAACTGCTGGTCCTGGGACAACGAAAGTCCCTGGGCCACCGGAACTCCAATTTCCAAAAAACGGTATTTGATCCGGTACCCTTCCGGCGTCGTGAGTTTCAAAATATCTTTTAAGGCCGTGTCATTGTAATCGTCCGGATTAATCGTCTGAAGACGCCGATCGTCCACCAACTGAACCAACCGCGGAACAGCGGCCGACTCCGCTCGGAGGTTCATGCTCTCCCGGACCTCTTCGGAAGACGGTCGAGGGGAAACCGCCAACGCCGGCCCCACGCACCCGGAAAGGAAGAAACTCCCCGCCACTCCAATAAAAGAAATCTTCCGATTGGATCCCATGAAAACTCTCCTCCAAACCAGAACCACAAATCAAGACCAACCAAAAATAAAATCAGCCGAGGATGGGAATCAAACCCACAACCTCCCGCTTACAAGGCGGGTGCTCTATCGATTGAGCTACCTCGGCAAAAACAAGCGTCTGTCCCAACGCGCCCTGACCGCTTTCTCCTATCGAAACATGAACACGAACAAATTTTTTTCCTTACCCAGGGGAATGCGGGTGAGGGGGATGGCTCCGCTGAAGGTATTTGACAAACCACTCGGAGATCACACGGGAAACCTCTTCTAGGGCTCCTGGCTCAGGGAACAGGTGAGTGGCCCCAGAGACAATGTGCAAGGAATAATCTCCAGACAAATGATTCACGGCTACTTTGTTCCAACCCAAAACGGGCTCGTCTTTTTCACCCACAATAAAAAGCGACGGAGCCACCACATGTCGAAGTTGTTCAGTCACCAGATCCGGTCTGCCTCCACGCGAGACAACCGCCTGAACTTCTAGAGGTCTCTCGGCCGCTGCGAAAAGCCCTGCCGCGGCCCCCGTGCTGGCCCCCAGTAGTCCAATACCCAAATCTCTTGTGAGCGGAGACAACGCGGCCCAATCCATGGCCGCAAGGAGACGGCCGGCCAAAAACGGGATATCAAAACCCAAATGACCACGCCACTGATTCTCGGCGTCTTCAGGTGGAGTGAGAAGGTCAAAGAGCAAAGTGGCCACTCCAACACCGGTCAGGACATTGGAAATTTTTCGGCTCCGCGGACTGTGGCGACTGCTTCCCGGCCCATGAACAAAAAGGACCAGCCCCCCAGGAGAATCTGGCAAAAAAAGATCCCCATGCAAGGTCGCGTCGGAAGCAACAATTTCAACTAAACGGTCGGCCGTGTGACGACTGAACGGGCTCACAATAACCCCATTCTATAAAAATCCGCTACCCGCGGGCCGGATCATTTCCCTCGGCCTTTTTGAGAAAGGGAACGGACCACCTCCACCGCACAAGACGCTCGAACGGCAACCGCCGAAGACACACTTCCCAACAAAACCCGTTCCCATAGGGTAAGACCGCGCGCGCCCATGAAAATAACGTCGGCTTTCCATCGGACAGACTGATCAACGAGAACTTTTTTAGGATCTCCTTCTCGCACACGCCCCGTCGCCAATAACCCCCGCGCGATCAGTCTTCGCTCCACGGACTCCACAAGTCGGCCCAGCCAGGAGCGAGGATCAGCGTCATCCGGCTTGGCCCACCGTTTCAGCGCGGGGACAGAAACAGGCGCGTGCCTCAACCGATCGTCAGCCACGGCGACCACCCGGACCAGGGTTGAGGCCGGCCAATTCCGATCCAACACCTGAACCACCGCCCGCTCGGCGTCAGATGAACCGTCCACCGCCAACAAGATGCGGTAAGGCCCTTTGCCCGCTGTGCGCTCCCGCCCCACGCGGACAGAAGTCTGACAATCCGTCAACACTTTATGAGAGACACTGCCCAAAGCCCAACGGGCCAAACGGGACTTCTCTCGGGATCCCACCACCACCAAATCCGCTCCACCATCCCGAGCTTTTTTAAAAATCGCCCAAGCGGGCGAATCGGCCACCGATTCCGCGGTCACGCGCCAGCCGGGCAAAGCGGCACGCACGAAACCCGCCCCCCGGCGCGCCGTCTCACCAGCCGAAACCAAAAGCGCCTGAGCCCGTTCGCGCGCCTGGGCCACATAGGGAATGGCTCGAAGAACTTGCGGTGAAGGTTTTTCTACTGCCGAAGGCCACACATCCGCCACCGTAAAAACCGTTGCGTCGCCCTTCGCCGGCAACCCCGCGCGAGACAAATCCGCGATAGCCGCGTCGCCGGCGGCGGAGCCCTCATACCCCACTAAAATTTTCATGCCGACCTCCTCAGCAAATCCGTGGTAAAAGTTCGCCCGAAAGCATATCCAATAAACGTTCCCCACCCAAGAGAGGACGAACCGTCACCCGTCCCGAAGGCCCCGGCAGAACGTGGCCAACCGCACAAACCTCGGGGGAGAAAGGACGAACAGCGTCCAAAACCCGATTGACGTCTTTTTCAGGAACGTAAACGATAAACCGCCCTTCGTTAGCCACCGCCAGAGGGTCCAGACCCAAAACTTCACAAGCCGCCCGAACCGGTGGAGAAACCGGCACCGCGGATTCCTCGAGTCGCAACGCCGTGCCGGACGACCGCGCAATTTCGTTCACCGCACTCGTCAAACCACCCCGGGTCAAATCCCGTAACGCGTGAACCTCCACTCCCGCCAAAAGAAGCGCCTCCACCGCGGGCCAAAGATTCGCGCAGTCCGATTCCACCGCAGACTCAAAATCCAACCCTTCCCGAGCGGCCATCACCGCAACCCCATGACGCCCCAAATCACCTGAAACCAACACCACGTCCCCCGCCGTCACCTGAGACGGCGAAATTCTCTGAGTGGTCTCTAAAAATCCCACACCCGTAGTGGCGATGTAAAGACCGTCGGCCTGACCACGCCCCACAACTTTCGTGTCCCCCGCCACAAGACGAACCCCCGCTTCTTTGGCCGCGGCAGCCATCGATTCCGCCACCCGACGAAGAATGTCCATCGACAATCCCTCTTCCAGGATAAACGCGGCCGTCAAATAAGAGGGCCGCGCTCCCGCCATGGCCAAATCGTTAACCGACCCGAACACCGCCAATCGGCCGATGTCCCCTCCCGAAAAAAACAACGGCCGAACCACAAACGCGTCCGTCGTTAAAACCACATGTTTCCCGCCCGGCAAAACAGCCGCGTCCGAACGCTCCCCTAAAGAAGGATCCCCAAAAATGGGGAGAAAAACTTTTTCAATAAGATCCCAACTCTTTTGTCCCCCACCACCATGGGCCAGGTGAACGAGCCCCCCATCCACCCGGGGTGTCGGGCATTGCCCGATCACGAGACCGCCACCGGGCGATACCGAAAATAAGCCGCGCACGCCCCTTCAGAGGAAACCATAGGCGCCCCCAACGGGTTCTCCGGTGTGCAAACGGTACCAAACACCGGACATTGGGCCGGCTTAATTAAACCCCGCAACACATCTCCCGCTCGACAGTCCCCCACGCTTTCCTCCACCCCCAC
This window of the Elusimicrobiota bacterium genome carries:
- a CDS encoding dienelactone hydrolase family protein codes for the protein MVASDATLHGDLFLPDSPGGLVLFVHGPGSSRHSPRSRKISNVLTGVGVATLLFDLLTPPEDAENQWRGHLGFDIPFLAGRLLAAMDWAALSPLTRDLGIGLLGASTGAAAGLFAAAERPLEVQAVVSRGGRPDLVTEQLRHVVAPSLFIVGEKDEPVLGWNKVAVNHLSGDYSLHIVSGATHLFPEPGALEEVSRVISEWFVKYLQRSHPPHPHSPG
- a CDS encoding HEAT repeat domain-containing protein, coding for MGSNRKISFIGVAGSFFLSGCVGPALAVSPRPSSEEVRESMNLRAESAAVPRLVQLVDDRRLQTINPDDYNDTALKDILKLTTPEGYRIKYRFLEIGVPVAQGLSLSQDQQLFGRLLETARFESGRRARSESLLVLAARKNPDHLKIFKEALLDRDVAVQFAAVEALGAWGLPEALPLLLDASERNWSPLIRVFAAQMSLRLGAPQGRAQLKKFLLDKDWLMRAMAARYLGDLGEPNDLDLLLDRMGRERDHPYVLAEICLSGLKLWTRRGPILPKQESPPPINSPRAPAKVSSLFELEPLVVTAPRLRVSGSQLVPAQIDNELVNLLEKIATEPLPEEVLLDPVLVEIKKLVTPQGFGLYVRYTDISFLLTEGLAGTSNLTLVNRLETIARSSPNTPVRGSAFVALGHDVSRIDLSLFERSLQDRSLQVRFGVVEGLAAQTNPMARGMLAGAAQTDTSLVVRLFAAQALGRRGDAQGVDLLRRYLTDPDWVIRSLATYFLGQLGDDADFERFLINLTQEQENHVVAENCLAVLRMSR
- a CDS encoding MotA/TolQ/ExbB proton channel family protein, which produces MTDFTVWQPLVGSGGGWVIHLLLLASVLTVAVIVERVLVQGRERRAFLLFKDKTAALLNQGDISQAAVSVEKAEGVVARILRAGLSRPEAGPAAVEERLMAARIEGKYVLERRLWVLGTLGNNAPFVGLFGTVLGVIKAFADLAGSASAGPEVVMAGLSEALIATAVGLLVAIPAVMAYNYLMKRAGELLAETDALTRRLMAALKEVRP
- the hypE gene encoding hydrogenase expression/formation protein HypE; amino-acid sequence: MIGQCPTPRVDGGLVHLAHGGGGQKSWDLIEKVFLPIFGDPSLGERSDAAVLPGGKHVVLTTDAFVVRPLFFSGGDIGRLAVFGSVNDLAMAGARPSYLTAAFILEEGLSMDILRRVAESMAAAAKEAGVRLVAGDTKVVGRGQADGLYIATTGVGFLETTQRISPSQVTAGDVVLVSGDLGRHGVAVMAAREGLDFESAVESDCANLWPAVEALLLAGVEVHALRDLTRGGLTSAVNEIARSSGTALRLEESAVPVSPPVRAACEVLGLDPLAVANEGRFIVYVPEKDVNRVLDAVRPFSPEVCAVGHVLPGPSGRVTVRPLLGGERLLDMLSGELLPRIC
- a CDS encoding universal stress protein, which encodes MKILVGYEGSAAGDAAIADLSRAGLPAKGDATVFTVADVWPSAVEKPSPQVLRAIPYVAQARERAQALLVSAGETARRGAGFVRAALPGWRVTAESVADSPAWAIFKKARDGGADLVVVGSREKSRLARWALGSVSHKVLTDCQTSVRVGRERTAGKGPYRILLAVDGSSDAERAVVQVLDRNWPASTLVRVVAVADDRLRHAPVSVPALKRWAKPDDADPRSWLGRLVESVERRLIARGLLATGRVREGDPKKVLVDQSVRWKADVIFMGARGLTLWERVLLGSVSSAVAVRASCAVEVVRSLSQKGRGK